From the Leifsonia sp. AG29 genome, one window contains:
- a CDS encoding VOC family protein, giving the protein MLESCVTYSVLPASDLQRATAWYRDKLELEPERTTEGGVLYGTGAAGKIYLYETANAGTAKNTSMCWLVDDIEATMAHLRDRGVEFADYDFPGLKTENGIATDEMGKSAWFQDSEGNYLCLTQEA; this is encoded by the coding sequence ATGTTGGAGTCGTGTGTCACGTACTCCGTCCTTCCTGCCTCCGACCTGCAGCGGGCCACAGCGTGGTACCGCGACAAGCTGGAGCTCGAACCGGAGCGGACGACCGAGGGCGGTGTGCTGTACGGCACCGGGGCCGCCGGCAAGATCTACCTCTACGAGACGGCGAACGCCGGCACCGCGAAGAACACCTCGATGTGCTGGCTCGTCGACGACATCGAGGCCACGATGGCCCATCTGAGAGACCGGGGAGTCGAGTTCGCGGACTACGACTTCCCCGGCCTCAAGACGGAGAACGGGATCGCCACCGACGAGATGGGCAAGTCGGCGTGGTTCCAGGACAGCGAGGGCAACTACCTCTGCCTGACCCAGGAGGCGTGA
- a CDS encoding NADH:flavin oxidoreductase/NADH oxidase produces MPSLFDPLTLRGVTARNRIWTSPMCMYSVIDESGVPQTWQLVHLGALASGGSGIVFTEATAVSPEGRISPRDTGIWTDEQRDAWRPIADFIASQGAVPAIQLAHAGRKASTWPAWGFEDRSGTVPESEGGWRPVAPSAVAFEGYAVPDELDAAGIDKVVDDFRAATVRSVDAGFRVLEIHAAHGYLLHQFLSPLANHRTDEYGGSLENRARLLLRVVAAVREAAGGDVPLFVRFSGSDWAEGGWDEQQTATVAAWAQEAGADFFDISSGGIQAGIRIPVGPGYQVPFAHHVRSSAEVDVSAVGLITTPRQAAEIVESGQADAVMLARELLRDPHFPLRAAHELGVQLDYWPPQYLRARWRD; encoded by the coding sequence ATGCCCTCCCTCTTCGACCCTCTGACCCTGCGCGGAGTGACCGCGCGCAACCGCATCTGGACCTCGCCGATGTGCATGTACTCGGTGATCGACGAGTCCGGTGTCCCGCAGACCTGGCAGCTCGTCCACCTGGGCGCCCTCGCCTCCGGCGGGAGCGGCATCGTCTTCACCGAGGCCACCGCGGTGAGCCCGGAGGGGCGCATCTCTCCGCGCGATACCGGCATCTGGACGGACGAGCAGCGCGACGCGTGGCGGCCGATCGCCGACTTCATCGCGTCGCAGGGCGCTGTGCCGGCCATCCAGCTCGCGCACGCCGGGCGCAAGGCCTCCACGTGGCCGGCCTGGGGCTTCGAGGACCGGAGCGGGACCGTCCCGGAGAGCGAGGGAGGCTGGCGCCCGGTCGCCCCGTCCGCCGTCGCCTTCGAAGGGTACGCGGTCCCCGACGAGCTCGACGCGGCCGGCATCGACAAGGTCGTCGACGACTTCCGGGCGGCCACCGTCCGCTCGGTCGATGCCGGGTTCCGGGTGCTCGAGATCCACGCGGCGCACGGCTACCTGCTGCACCAGTTCCTCTCCCCGCTCGCGAACCACCGCACCGACGAGTACGGCGGATCGCTCGAGAACCGCGCCCGCCTCCTCCTCCGCGTCGTCGCCGCCGTCCGCGAGGCGGCGGGCGGCGACGTCCCCCTGTTCGTCCGCTTCTCCGGGAGCGACTGGGCCGAGGGCGGCTGGGACGAGCAGCAGACCGCGACGGTCGCCGCCTGGGCCCAGGAGGCCGGAGCCGACTTCTTCGATATCTCGAGCGGCGGGATCCAGGCGGGCATCCGCATCCCCGTCGGGCCGGGATACCAGGTTCCGTTCGCGCACCACGTGCGGAGCTCCGCCGAGGTCGATGTGAGCGCGGTCGGGCTCATCACGACGCCCCGGCAGGCGGCCGAGATCGTCGAGAGCGGCCAGGCCGACGCCGTGATGCTCGCGCGCGAGCTCCTGCGCGACCCGCACTTCCCCCTGCGGGCGGCGCACGAACTCGGCGTCCAGCTCGACTACTGGCCGCCGCAGTACCTGCGGGCTCGCTGGCGCGACTGA